A single Triticum dicoccoides isolate Atlit2015 ecotype Zavitan chromosome 2A, WEW_v2.0, whole genome shotgun sequence DNA region contains:
- the LOC119352829 gene encoding chalcone synthase 2-like — translation MAAATMTVEEVRKAQRAEGPATVLAIGTATPANCVYQADYPDYYFKITKSDHMADLKDKFKRMCDKSQIRKRYMHLTEEILRDNPNMCAYMAPSLDARQDIVVVEVPKLGKAAAQKAIKEWGQPRSKITHLVFCTTSGVDMPGADYQLTKMLGLRPSVKRLMMYQQGCFAGGTVLRLAKDLAENNRGARVLVVCSEITAVTFRGPHESHLDSLVGQALFGDGAAAVIIGADPDESIEHPLFQLVSASQTILPDSEGAIDGHLREVGLTFHLLKDVPGLISKNIERALEDAFKPLGIDDWNSVFWMAHPGGPAILDMVEAKVNLNKERMRATRHVLSEYGNMSSACVLFIMDEMRKRSAEDGHTTTGEGMDWGVLFGFGPGLTVETVVLHSIPITA, via the exons atggcggcggcgacgatgacggTGGAGGAGGTGAGGAAGGCGCAGCGGGCGGAGGGGCCGGCAACGGTGCTGGCGATCGGCACGGCGACGCCGGCGAACTGCGTGTACCAGGCCGACTACCCGGACTACTACTTCAAGATCACCAAGAGCGATCACATGGCCGACCTCAAGGACAAGTTCAAGCGGATGT GTGACAAGTCCCAGATCAGGAAGAGGTACATGCACCTCACGGAGGAGATCCTGCGGGACAACCCCAACATGTGCGCCTACATGGCGCCATCCCTGGACGCGCGCCAGGACATCGTCGTCGTCGAGGTCCCCAAGCTcgggaaggcggcggcgcagaAGGCCATCAAGGAGTGGGGCCAGCCGCGCTCTAAGATCACCCACCTTGTCTTCTGCACCACCTCCGGCGTCGACATGCCGGGGGCCGACTACCAGCTCACCAAGATGCTCGGCCTGCGCCCCTCCGTGAAGCGCCTCATGATGTACCAGCAGGGCTGCTTCGCCGGCGGCACCGTGCTTCGCCTGGCCAAGGACCTCGCTGAGAACAACCGCGGCGCGCGCGTGCTCGTGGTCTGCTCGGAGATCACCGCGGTGACCTTCCGCGGACCGCATGAGTCCCACCTCGACTCACTAGTAGGTCAGGCGCTCTTCGGCGACGGTGCGGCCGCGGTAATCATCGGCGCAGACCCGGACGAGTCCATCGAGCACCCCTTGTTCCAGCTGGTGTCCGCGAGCCAGACCATTCTGCCGGACTCAGAGGGCGCCATCGACGGCCACCTCCGGGAGGTCGGCCTCACCTTCCACCTCCTCAAGGATGTGCCCGGGctcatctccaagaacatcgagcgcGCCCTGGAGGACGCCTTCAAGCCATTGGGCATCGATGACTGGAACTCTGTATTTTGGATGGCGCACCCCGGCGGGCCGGCAATCCTTGACATGGTGGAGGCCAAGGTAAACCTGAACAAGGAACGGATGCGCGCCACCAGGCATGTCCTCTCCGAATATGGCAACATGTCAAGCGCTTGCGTGCTCTTCATCATGGACGAAATGCGCAAACGCTCCGCCGAGGATGGCCACACCACAACCGGCGAGGGAATGGATTGGGGCGTTCTCTTCGGCTTCGGCCCCGGCCTCACTGTGGAGACTGTCGTCCTCCATAGCATCCCTATCACTGCCTAG
- the LOC119352830 gene encoding glyoxylate/hydroxypyruvate reductase HPR3-like codes for MAAASGKPAVLLLRPVDAPFAAALRDRFRVLDLYAPGQALPALAFVAAAAAVPEPPRATVIWGGVRVDASFLDGAPSLRCVVSTAAGLDHIDLAECARRGVAVANSGEVYSADVADHAVGLLLDVLRRVSASERYVRRGSWAAQGDYPLGSKLGGKRVGIIGLGNIGSRIAKRLEAFGCIIHYNSRKPKDSVSYKYFPNVHDLAADSDVLVVACALNKATRHIVNKDVLEALGKGGVVVNIGRGANIDEAELVIALREGKIAGAGLDVFEHEPKVPAELFSMDNVVLSRHVAVLTEESRSDLCLHTIGNLEAFFSGQPLLTPVHADSLVQ; via the exons ATGGCGGCAGCTAGCGGCAAGCCTGCCGTCCTGCTGCTCCGCCCCGTGGACGCGCCCTTCGCCGCCGCGCTGCGCGACCGCTTCCGCGTCCTCGACCTGTACGCGCCGGGGCAGGCCCTCCCGGCCCTGGCCTTcgtcgccgcggccgccgccgtgCCGGAGCCCCCGCGCGCCACGGTCATCTGGGGCGGCGTGCGCGTGGACGCCTCGTTCCTCGACGGCGCCCCCTCCCTCCGCTGCGTCGTCAGCACGGCCGCGGGGCTCGACCACATCGACCTGGCCGAGTGCGCGCGCCGCGGCGTCGCCGTCGCCAACTCCGGGGAGGTCTACTCCGCCGACGTCGCCGACCACGCCGTCGGCCTGCTGCTCGACGTGCTCCGCCGCGTGTCGGCGTCCGAGCGGTACGTCCGGCGCGGGTCCTGGGCGGCGCAGGGGGACTATCCTCTCGGATCTAAG CTTGGTGGCAAACGTGTTGGCATCATCGGCTTGGGGAACATCGGCTCACGGATTGCAAAGAGGCTTGAAGCTTTCGGCTGCATCATCCACTACAACTCGAGAAAACCTAAGGATTCGGTCTCTTACAAATACTTCCCAAATGTCCATGATCTTGCTGCTGATTCAGACGTGCTCGTTGTCGCATGTGCACTGAACAAGGCGACGCGTCACATCGTGAACAAGGATGTGCTGGAGGCCCTAGGAAAGGGCGGTGTGGTCGTCAACATCGGCCGAGGAGCAAACATCGACGAGGCCGAACTGGTCATTGCACTCAGGGAGGGAAAGATTGCAGGCGCGGGCCTTGACGTCTTTGAGCACGAGCCCAAGGTGCCCGCGGAGCTGTTCTCCATGGACAATGTGGTTCTGTCACGCCACGTGGCGGTGTTGACGGAGGAGTCCAGGTCGGACCTGTGTCTGCACACCATTGGCAACCTTGAAGCCTTCTTCTCCGGTCAGCCATTGCTCACTCCGGTGCATGCTGATTCTCTAGTGCAGTGA
- the LOC119352831 gene encoding glyoxylate/hydroxypyruvate reductase HPR3-like — translation MASAGGNPLVLPAVLHLRRSDADFTAALRERFRVLDFFSSGEHLPAFLAAAAAAPEPPRAAVVVGGGSVRVDASFLEAVPSLRCVLTTGAGIDHIDLAECARRGVAVANSGEVFSTDVADYAVGLLLDVLRRVSAAERYVRRGSWPVQGDYPFGSKPGGKRVGIIGLGNIGSRVAKRLEALGCIIHYNSRKPKDSVSYKYFPNVHDLAAESDVLIVACALNKATRHIVDKDVLEALGKGGVVINIGRGANIDKAELVIALREGKIAGAGLDVFEHEPKVPAELFSMDNVVLSHHVAVWTEESRSDLRAHTIGNLEAFFSGQPLLTQVDADSLVQ, via the exons ATGGCGTCGGCCGGCGGCAACCCGCTGGTCCTCCCGGCCGTCCTCCACCTCCGCCGGTCAGACGCCGACTTCACCGCCGCGCTGCGCGAGCGGTTCCGCGTCCTCGACTTCTTCTCCTCCGGCGAGCACCTCCCGGCCTTCctcgccgcggccgcggccgcgccGGAGCCCCCGCGCGCCGCGGTCGTCGTGGGCGGCGGCTCCGTGCGCGTGGACGCCTCGTTCCTGGAAGCCGTCCCCTCCCTCCGCTGCGTCCTCACCACGGGCGCCGGGATCGACCACATCGACCTCGCCGAGTGCGCGCGCCGCGGCGTCGCCGTCGCCAACTCCGGGGAGGTCTTCTCCACCGACGTCGCGGACTACGCCGTCGGCTTGCTGCTCGACGTGCTCCGGCGCGTTTCGGCGGCGGAGCGGTACGTCCGGCGCGGGTCCTGGCCGGTGCAGGGCGACTATCCCTTCGGATCCAAG CCTGGCGGCAAGCGTGTTGGCATCATCGGCTTGGGGAACATCGGCTCACGGGTTGCAAAGAGGCTTGaagccttgggctgcatcatccactACAACTCGAGAAAACCAAAGGACTCGGTCTCTTACAAATACTTCCCAAATGTTCATGATCTTGCAGCTGAATCCGACGTGCTCATTGTCGCATGCGCACTGAACAAGGCGACGCGGCACATCGTGGACAAGGATGTGCTGGAGGCCCTCGGAAAGGGCGGTGTGGTCATCAACATCGGCCGAGGAGCAAACATCGACAAGGCGGAACTGGTCATTGCACTCAGGGAGGGGAAGATAGCAGGCGCGGGCCTTGACGTCTTTGAGCATGAGCCCAAGGTGCCGGCAGAGCTGTTCTCCATGGACAATGTGGTTCTGTCGCACCATGTGGCGGTGTGGACGGAGGAGTCCAGGTCGGACCTGCGCGCTCACACCATTGGCAACCTTGAAGCCTTCTTCTCTGGTCAGCCGTTGCTCACTCAAGTGGATGCTGATTCTCTAGTGCAGTGA
- the LOC119358676 gene encoding uncharacterized acetyltransferase At3g50280-like: MEGGGVQIVSRRMVKPEYQKSSRAPEPETVHLTPWDLQQLPVDYAQKGVLLPKPPAGGAHAVEHLASSFTRALARFYPLAGRFAVAPVAKDGDGKSPGLTISLRCSDEGAEFVHAAAPGVTVADLTGTVCIPRVVSSFFPLNGTVSADAVVDPSLPVLAVQVTELADGLFVAMSLNHGVADGTTFWDLFNAWSEISRNGGDANGDISTVPPPPKRWFIEGCTVPIPLPFAKADDIPRRFEYPPPVYECSIHFSPESVKKLKAKANAEMAAGTATISSLQAVVAHLWRATCRARGLAPDQETTCLLAVGCRTRLKSMPPVYVGNAVSSAAGKAAVGEILGDDRLGCAAWLLNRAVAAVDEACVREKLAAWHANPSFRCLAERFPPETVVVTGSTRFDVYGNDFGWGRPVAVRSGAGNKLDGYVTVYEGGADGGGRGGMELQVCLAPDVLARLVADEELMKPWV; encoded by the coding sequence ATGGAAGGCGGCGGTGTCCAGATCGTCTCCCGACGCATGGTCAAGCCGGAGTACCAGAAGAGCTCACGGGCGCCGGAGCCCGAGACCGTCCACCTGACGCCATGGGACCTGCAGCAGCTCCCCGTGGACTACGCCCAGAAGGGCGTCCTACTGCCCAAGCCTCCGGCCGGTGGCGCGCACGCCGTCGAACACCTCGCCTCGTCCTTCACGCGCGCCCTGGCCCGCTTCTACCCCCTCGCCGGCCGCTTCGCCGTCGCACCGGTGGCCAAGGACGGCGATGGGAAGTCACCGGGCCTGACGATCTCGCTCCGCTGCAGCGACGAAGGCGCCGAGTTCGTCCACGCCGCGGCGCCCGGGGTCACCGTCGCTGACCTCACCGGCACGGTCTGCATCCCGCGTGTGGTCTCTTCCTTCTTCCCTCTCAATGGAACGGTCAGCGCGGACGCCGTCGTGGACCCCAGCCTGCCCGTCCTGGCCGTGCAGGTAACCGAGCTCGCCGACGGCCTCTTCGTCGCCATGTCGCTCAACCACGGCGTCGCCGATGGGACCACGTTCTGGGATCTGTTCAACGCATGGTCGGAGATCAGCCGCAACGGCGGCGACGCCAACGGAGATATCTCCACGGTGCCCCCACCACCCAAGAGGTGGTTCATCGAGGGCTGCACCGTGCCGATCCCTCTCCCCTTTGCCAAGGCGGACGACATCCCCAGGCGGTTTGAGTACCCGCCGCCGGTGTATGAATGCTCGATCCATTTCTCCCCGGAGAGCGTGAAGAAGCTGAAGGCGAAAGCGAACGCTGAGATGGCCGCCGGCACGGCCACCATCTCCTCGTTGCAGGCCGTGGTCGCGCACCTGTGGCGGGCTACGTGTCGGGCCCGGGGGCTCGCGCCGGACCAGGAGACCACGTGCTTGCTCGCCGTCGGATGCCGGACGCGCCTGAAGAGCATGCCGCCGGTTTACGTGGGCAACGCGGTGTCGAGCGCCGCCGGCAAGGCCGCGGTCGGCGAGATTCTGGGAGACGACCGGCTGGGTTGTGCGGCGTGGCTTCTGAACCGGGCCGTGGCTGCGGTCGACGAGGCGTGCGTGAGGGAGAAGCTCGCGGCGTGGCACGCAAACCCCAGCTTCAGGTGCTTGGCCGAGCGTTTTCCTCCTGAGACGGTGGTGGTCACCGGCTCGACGCGGTTCGACGTGTACGGCAACGACTTCGGGTGGGGCAGGCCGGTGGCCGTCCGGAGCGGCGCCGGGAACAAGCTGGACGGGTATGTCACGGTTTACGAGGGCGGAGCGGACGGCGGAGGGAGAGGGGGCATGGAGCTGCAGGTGTGCCTCGCCCCGGACGTGCTCGCCAGGCTCGTCGCCGACGAAGAGCTGATGAAGCCGTGGGTCTAG